One region of Candidatus Peribacteraceae bacterium genomic DNA includes:
- a CDS encoding DUF4215 domain-containing protein, with translation MFPPLSRIAGAPHRLLLLAAAVLALSSLSLLTRSTALLLGYDSINPVPLGTRCGDNVLTYRMEECDDGNIRNGDGCSSRCRLEGCGDGRRQSAEQCDDGNRVDGDGCSRTCQVERCGNGKKEGKEQCDDGNTLSGDRCSGSCIIERCGNRIVDAREGCDDGNAADGDGCSRACRIERAALCGDAWVQYGESCDDGNTENNDGCNSECYEEFCGDGVEQTSEGCDDKNQNDNDRCGNDCLLPVCGDHEQEGMEQCDDGNSVADDGCSPQCRKENLCGNNRLDPGEQCDDGARVSRDGCSAFCMTEIFCPSTQQYGPCPPPSRVNNR, from the coding sequence ATGTTCCCTCCGCTCTCCCGCATTGCCGGCGCGCCACATCGTCTCCTCCTCCTCGCGGCGGCGGTCCTCGCCCTGTCATCCCTCTCCCTCCTCACGCGGAGTACCGCATTGCTCTTGGGATACGACAGCATCAATCCCGTCCCCCTGGGGACTCGGTGCGGGGATAACGTGCTGACGTACAGGATGGAAGAGTGCGATGACGGCAACATCAGGAACGGGGATGGGTGTTCATCCCGCTGCCGGCTGGAAGGCTGCGGGGATGGGCGCAGGCAGAGCGCGGAGCAGTGCGACGACGGGAACCGCGTGGACGGTGACGGTTGCAGCAGGACGTGCCAAGTGGAGCGGTGCGGGAACGGCAAGAAGGAGGGCAAGGAGCAGTGCGATGATGGGAATACGTTATCGGGGGACAGGTGCTCGGGAAGCTGCATCATCGAGCGGTGCGGGAACAGGATTGTGGATGCCCGCGAAGGGTGTGACGACGGCAACGCGGCGGATGGCGACGGATGCAGCCGTGCATGCCGCATCGAACGGGCAGCGCTCTGCGGGGATGCCTGGGTGCAGTATGGGGAGAGCTGCGATGACGGGAACACCGAGAACAATGACGGGTGCAACTCCGAGTGCTATGAGGAGTTCTGCGGGGATGGAGTGGAGCAGACGAGCGAGGGGTGCGACGACAAGAACCAGAACGACAACGACCGTTGTGGCAACGATTGCCTTCTCCCCGTCTGCGGTGATCACGAGCAGGAAGGCATGGAGCAGTGCGACGACGGGAACAGCGTGGCCGATGACGGTTGCTCGCCCCAGTGCCGCAAGGAGAACCTGTGCGGCAATAACCGCCTCGACCCCGGGGAGCAATGCGATGACGGGGCCCGCGTCAGCCGGGACGGCTGTTCCGCCTTCTGCATGACAGAAATCTTCTGTCCCTCCACGCAGCAGTACGGGCCCTGCCCGCCTCCCTCGAGGGTTAATAATCGGTGA
- a CDS encoding DUF4215 domain-containing protein encodes MIHFTPRTYTLSLAFAASALALFTVVTAGGAEYVGALGRHRSAPPAACGDNMVVAPEECEDGNVRDGDGCSRLCMREYCGDGKISRYEQCDDRNSRDGDGCSASCRREFCGDAITQKNEECDDGNIGSGDGCTSRCVTEACGNGREDGGEQCDDGNLLDGDGCSTFCILETVVCGNGVVDFHEQCDDGNPHSNDGCSATCRTEWCGDGIRQWSEQCDDGDKVNNDFCGNDCRTPVCGDGMVGGGEECDDGNGVSGDGCSMSCTTENVCGNGRLDRSEDCDDGNRVDGDGCTSGCRSELCGNGKVEAPEMCDDGNNVDNDGCTARCLREARCKPGERCKNSSVAR; translated from the coding sequence ATGATCCACTTCACTCCCCGCACGTATACCTTATCTTTGGCGTTCGCGGCTTCCGCGCTCGCCCTCTTCACCGTGGTTACCGCGGGGGGAGCGGAGTACGTAGGGGCGCTGGGACGCCATCGGTCCGCCCCTCCGGCCGCGTGCGGCGACAACATGGTGGTGGCGCCCGAGGAGTGCGAGGACGGCAACGTGCGCGACGGCGACGGCTGCTCCCGCCTGTGCATGCGGGAGTACTGCGGGGACGGCAAGATCAGCCGCTACGAGCAGTGCGATGACCGGAATTCCCGGGACGGCGACGGCTGCTCCGCTTCCTGCAGGAGGGAATTCTGCGGGGATGCCATCACCCAGAAGAACGAGGAATGCGACGACGGCAACATCGGGAGCGGGGACGGCTGCACCAGCCGCTGCGTCACCGAAGCGTGCGGCAACGGCCGCGAAGACGGCGGCGAGCAGTGCGACGACGGCAACCTGCTGGACGGCGACGGGTGTTCCACGTTCTGCATCCTGGAAACGGTGGTCTGCGGCAACGGCGTCGTTGACTTCCACGAGCAGTGCGACGACGGCAACCCCCACAGCAACGACGGCTGCTCCGCCACCTGCCGCACGGAATGGTGCGGGGACGGGATCCGGCAGTGGAGCGAACAGTGCGACGACGGGGACAAGGTCAACAATGACTTCTGCGGGAACGACTGCCGCACACCCGTGTGCGGCGACGGTATGGTGGGGGGAGGGGAGGAGTGCGACGACGGCAACGGCGTTTCGGGGGACGGCTGTTCCATGAGCTGCACCACCGAGAACGTGTGCGGCAACGGGCGGTTGGACCGCAGCGAGGACTGCGATGACGGGAACAGGGTGGACGGCGACGGCTGCACGTCCGGCTGCCGTTCGGAATTGTGCGGCAACGGCAAGGTGGAGGCGCCGGAAATGTGCGATGACGGGAACAACGTGGACAACGACGGCTGCACTGCGCGTTGCCTCCGTGAGGCGCGCTGCAAACCCGGGGAACGCTGCAAGAATTCCTCTGTTGCACGCTGA
- a CDS encoding zinc ribbon domain-containing protein translates to MPTFDFRCRDCSATFEFERPFGSKAKPACPVCKSKKTEKMLTPPAIQFKGKGFYKTDSRPRPPTNAPASTPNGTKEKGKTEPAPKKTEPACGGDGAACPAVAS, encoded by the coding sequence ATGCCCACCTTCGATTTCCGGTGCCGGGATTGTTCCGCCACGTTCGAGTTCGAACGGCCGTTCGGCAGCAAAGCGAAGCCCGCCTGCCCCGTCTGTAAGAGCAAGAAGACGGAGAAGATGCTCACGCCGCCCGCCATCCAATTCAAGGGGAAGGGGTTCTATAAGACAGACAGCCGCCCCCGCCCTCCAACCAATGCCCCCGCTTCCACCCCCAATGGGACGAAGGAAAAGGGGAAGACGGAGCCGGCGCCCAAGAAAACGGAACCGGCGTGCGGCGGGGATGGCGCCGCCTGCCCCGCCGTGGCGTCCTGA